ATACACGTGCAGTCTGACGACGCCAGGACGACAATGATATTACGTACTTCGCACAGTGCGGGCAGACCACTCTGCTGTTAAATGATTGATATTCAATCCGGTAACGTTGACACTTGTCGCAGCAATAAAGAGTCCGTGTTAAGGAAGAGAGCAAGAGATGAACTGGGATGATGTCCGTTTTTTCCTCGCGTTAGCGAGACAAAAAACGTTGCGGGGTGCCTCAAAATCGTTGAACGTCGATCAGGCGACAGTCGGACGCCGTATCGCAGCGTTCGAAAGCGCGCTCGGCTCCCGATTGTTTATCCGCACGCCCCGCGCTTTTACGCTGAGCGAGTCTGGCGAACAGGTGATGACCGAAGCCATTGCGATGGAAAGCGCCATGCAGGCGATGAGTCGTAAAGCCGCCTGCGGCGATAACATTCCGGCAGGTAACGTGCGCATCGCCAGCACAGACACGCTTGCCACTGTGTTTATCCTGCCTGCCATTCAGCGCCTGCGCGAACAATATCCGGATATCACCGTAACCTTACTGACCGGAATAGGTTTTTCCGATATCTCGTACCGCAGCGCGGATATAGCCATTCGTGCTGCCCGACCCGATTCTGAAGAGTTAATCGTTAAACGTATGGCGACCATTGATATGGGGCTTTACGCCAGCCAGCGTTATTTTGATCGGCTCGGAGAACCGAACCAGGAAGACGGATTAAGCAGCCATCAACTGGTCATGTTTCCGGCAGACATGGTGCCACGTCATCGACAAAACCTGTGTGGCTTTGCAGTAAACAGCAAGCAAGTCGTGCTGGAATGTAATACGCAACTGTTGATGCAATCCGCGATCAAACGCGGGATTGGCATCGGCCTGCTTTCGACATTTTTAGCTCACGGCGATCCGCAATTAATCCCGATTTTTCCTGAAAAACGCGACCCGGTTGATATCTGGCTGGTGCTTCATCCAGATCTGCAAAAAGTCGCACGCATCAGGGCAGTGATTACGGCGCTGGAGCAGTGCTTTGCGGAAGAAACCAGGGTAAGAGAAATTTAGCAGACCTCGCGGTTTCAGTAGCTGAAGAAAATTACCTGGCCTACTTAACCGCCGCCACCGGCAAATCCGTTACCCGTGTGGTATAGGCAGGCGACAGCATTTCGCGCTTCATCGACCAGGCTTTGTTGATCCCCTGCCCGGCAAACCACAGCTTTCCGCTGCCGGTTTTGTTAATTTTATCCATCAGCTGCATCAGCTCTTCGCTATTGCGGCGTGGCTGATGCTCATCAAACAGATCAAGCTGGGCCACGCCCTGACTGAAAAAATCCCCCAGCACGATGCCCGCCTTCATGTAGCGGTGTCCCTCAATCCAGATGTTATCCAGACATGCCATCGCGACACTGATAATGTCGCGGGTGTCCTGCGTCGGGATCAGCAGCTGGCCCGTGGACTGATTGCCATAAAAGGGTTCGTCAGTCGCATGCGGACTGGTGCGCACAAACACCCCTATCTGACGACAATATTGTTTCTCACGACGCAGCTTTTCTGCCGCGCGCTCAGCATAGGCGCAGACGGCTTCACGCATCTGATGATAATCAGAGATACGGCTGCCAAACGAGCGTGAACACATGATTTGCTGTTTTACCGGCGTCACCGACTCCAGCTCCAGACAGGACTCGCCGCGCAACTCTCTGACCGTGCGTTCCAGCACCACGCTGAACTGTTTGCGAATGGCCTCGGTGCTTTGATCGGCCAGATCTTTCGCCGTCATGACGCCCATGGCATTGAGTCGTTTGCCGATCCGGTGACCCACACCCCAGACTTCAGCTACATCAATCAGCGCCAGCAGCTTTCTTTGCCGTTCGGGGTCCGACAGATCGACAATGCCGCCGGTTTTGCTCCACTTTTTGGCCGCAAAATTCGCCAGCTTGGCCAGCGTTTTCGTCTGGGCAATGCCGACACCAACGGTCAGATGGGTCTCTTTGCGTACCCGTTCTCTGACCTGGCGACCAAAGGTCTCCAGCGCCATACAGTTCTGCACGCCGGTGAGATCCATAAAGGCCTCGTCGATCGAATAGATCTCCACCGACGGCGCCATCTCTTCCAGTATGGTCATCACCCGCTGGCTCATGTCGGCGTAGAGCGCGTAATTTGAGCTGAAGACGTGCACCGCATGACGCGTCAGCTCTTCACGCATTTTAAAATAGGGTGCGCCCATTTTGATGCCGGCTTTCTTTGCCTCGGCGCTGCGCGCAATCACGCAGCCGTCGTTGTTCGACAGCACCACCACTGGCTTGCCTCTGAGATCGGGCCGGAACACGGTCTCACACGACGCATAAAAGCAGTTCACATCGACCAGTGCGAACATGATCAGTGTCGGGTACGGTAGATAAAATCAATAGCCACGTCGGCGATATCGGGTTCATCCGGGCATGCATAAAGAGCCTGATGGGGAGAGGCGAGGAAACGCAGTGAAAACGAGAATCGCAGCAATCGTTGTGGAACCAGGCACTCAGCCTCAGCGGTGGCAACGATAGTCGTGCCATGAGAGTATGTCCGCTTCTGCGGGTCATCAACTGACAGTGACAATGTGGAAGACGCGATCATACGTTTGCCTGAAGCTATACCTGTATTTATATACAGTAATATAGACAGCATGATTTTTCCAGTTGCTACTCTGTAAAATTTTTAATGACAGATT
This genomic window from Pantoea sp. Lij88 contains:
- a CDS encoding LysR family transcriptional regulator; amino-acid sequence: MNWDDVRFFLALARQKTLRGASKSLNVDQATVGRRIAAFESALGSRLFIRTPRAFTLSESGEQVMTEAIAMESAMQAMSRKAACGDNIPAGNVRIASTDTLATVFILPAIQRLREQYPDITVTLLTGIGFSDISYRSADIAIRAARPDSEELIVKRMATIDMGLYASQRYFDRLGEPNQEDGLSSHQLVMFPADMVPRHRQNLCGFAVNSKQVVLECNTQLLMQSAIKRGIGIGLLSTFLAHGDPQLIPIFPEKRDPVDIWLVLHPDLQKVARIRAVITALEQCFAEETRVREI
- the umuC gene encoding translesion error-prone DNA polymerase V subunit UmuC, whose amino-acid sequence is MFALVDVNCFYASCETVFRPDLRGKPVVVLSNNDGCVIARSAEAKKAGIKMGAPYFKMREELTRHAVHVFSSNYALYADMSQRVMTILEEMAPSVEIYSIDEAFMDLTGVQNCMALETFGRQVRERVRKETHLTVGVGIAQTKTLAKLANFAAKKWSKTGGIVDLSDPERQRKLLALIDVAEVWGVGHRIGKRLNAMGVMTAKDLADQSTEAIRKQFSVVLERTVRELRGESCLELESVTPVKQQIMCSRSFGSRISDYHQMREAVCAYAERAAEKLRREKQYCRQIGVFVRTSPHATDEPFYGNQSTGQLLIPTQDTRDIISVAMACLDNIWIEGHRYMKAGIVLGDFFSQGVAQLDLFDEHQPRRNSEELMQLMDKINKTGSGKLWFAGQGINKAWSMKREMLSPAYTTRVTDLPVAAVK